One window from the genome of Natrialba magadii ATCC 43099 encodes:
- a CDS encoding HNH endonuclease signature motif containing protein yields MSEYSGRKYPWRDPEVLRELYIGRELSIHDISDTLACSSETVGRWLDEHGIETREPNWEKTPDELRDESWLREQYIEYNQSAEFLAERLDCAAPTVRTWLDKHGIERRSRTEAVKLSALHEPARYDVDTEGYARWRVFRDGQRQRVAVHRLLAVSEYGYEEVGQKVVHHKNGIPWDNRPANIEVLTAEEHGRIHANGKGGESA; encoded by the coding sequence ATGTCGGAGTACAGTGGACGAAAATACCCGTGGAGGGACCCCGAGGTCCTCCGAGAACTCTACATCGGACGTGAACTCAGCATTCACGACATCAGTGATACGTTGGCTTGCTCCAGCGAGACCGTTGGTCGTTGGCTAGACGAACACGGGATTGAAACACGCGAACCAAACTGGGAAAAGACGCCAGATGAACTCAGAGACGAAAGCTGGCTCCGCGAGCAATACATTGAGTACAATCAATCAGCCGAATTCCTCGCTGAGAGGCTGGACTGTGCTGCTCCCACAGTTAGAACATGGCTCGACAAACACGGGATTGAACGCCGATCACGTACAGAAGCAGTCAAATTAAGCGCCCTGCACGAACCAGCGCGTTATGATGTCGATACCGAAGGCTACGCTCGTTGGAGAGTCTTCAGAGACGGCCAGAGACAGAGGGTTGCTGTTCACCGGTTGTTGGCAGTTTCCGAGTACGGATATGAGGAGGTTGGCCAGAAGGTCGTCCATCATAAAAATGGTATCCCATGGGACAATCGTCCAGCGAATATAGAGGTATTGACGGCTGAAGAGCACGGAAGGATCCACGCCAACGGGAAAGGGGGTGAGTCGGCGTGA